Proteins encoded by one window of Salvia splendens isolate huo1 chromosome 14, SspV2, whole genome shotgun sequence:
- the LOC121765481 gene encoding probable mediator of RNA polymerase II transcription subunit 26c isoform X2: protein MNPEEFRAILSRSGTEIWALIKAAICVAGSDYGDELRRRRDELVELLYAPEAQICRNCSGDIRRRVVDHEPYFPENICVNNFNSSDNVDNSSIKFDVDDENKKFSENVRESNDDFAKSPLTPESNLSGGEEEDGDAYGGLFDDEQTKIFSIKEQLEDLNQSEDAVVDLLQSLADMDITFHALKDTDIGRHVNRLRKHSSNEVRRLVKQLVRKWKETVDEWVRVNQPQATSNLIADGDSPQQSIPRNQQNGHHQVPDFGYSPNPRNEPKPKPPQSGARREAPLRPPQSVPKSTSAPPNRAQREPVMDDEKLNSARKRLQENYQEAKNAKKQRTIQVMDIHDIPKPKNGFIAKNKGSFAGRHNR, encoded by the exons ATGAATCCGGAGGAATTTCGGGCGATTTTGTCGAGATCGGGGACCGAAATCTGGGCGTTGATTAAGGCGGCGATTTGCGTTGCTGGCTCGGATTACGGCGATGAGTTGCGCCGCCGCCGCGATGAACTCGTTGAGTTGCTTTACGCGCCGGAGGCGCAGATATGCCGGAACTGCAGCGGCGATATCCGCCGCCGTGTAGTTGATCACGAGCCCTATTTTCCGGAGAATATTTGtgttaataattttaatagtaGTGATAACGtagataatagtagtattaagttCGATGTAGATGATGAAAATAAGAAATTCAGCGAAAACGTCAGGGAATCCAATGATGATTTTGCTAAGAGTCCATTGACTCCGGAGTCGAATCTTAGCGGCGGAGAAGAGGAGGATGGGGATGCGTACGGTGGCTTGTTTGATGACGAACAGACCAAAATCTTCAGTATTAAAGAGCAGCTTGAAGATCTAAACCAG aGTGAAGATGCTGTGGTGGATTTGCTGCAAAGCCTAGCAGATATGGATATCACATTTCACGCTCTCAAG GATACTGATATAGGAAGGCATGTGAATCGATTGAGGAAGCATTCATCAAATGAAGTGCGCAGATTGGTGAAGCAGCTTGTCAG AAAATGGAAGGAAACTGTTGATGAATGGGTAAGGGTGAACCAACCACAAGCAACTTCAAACCTTATAG CTGATGGGGATTCACCTCAGCAGAGCATACCCAGAAATCAACAAAATGGCCATCACCAG GTTCCAGATTTTGGGTACTCCCCGAATCCACGAA ATGAACCAAAGCCTAAACCACCACAGTCCGGAGCTCGAAGAGAAGCTCCATTAAGGCCACCTCAATCAGTTCCTAAGTCTACTTCAGCTCCTCCTAAT AGAGCACAAAGGGAACCAGTCATGGATGACGAGAAGCTAAACTCAGCAAGAAAGCGTCTTCAGGAGAACTACCAAGAAGCTAAGAATG CCAAAAAGCAGAGAACGATTCAAGTGATGGACATTCATGATATTCCTAAACCAAAGAATGGCTTCATTGCCAAGAACAAAGGCAGCTTTGCGGGGAGGCATAACCGGTGA
- the LOC121765481 gene encoding probable mediator of RNA polymerase II transcription subunit 26c isoform X1: MNPEEFRAILSRSGTEIWALIKAAICVAGSDYGDELRRRRDELVELLYAPEAQICRNCSGDIRRRVVDHEPYFPENICVNNFNSSDNVDNSSIKFDVDDENKKFSENVRESNDDFAKSPLTPESNLSGGEEEDGDAYGGLFDDEQTKIFSIKEQLEDLNQSEDAVVDLLQSLADMDITFHALKDTDIGRHVNRLRKHSSNEVRRLVKQLVRKWKETVDEWVRVNQPQATSNLIADGDSPQQSIPRNQQNGHHQFPQVPDFGYSPNPRNEPKPKPPQSGARREAPLRPPQSVPKSTSAPPNRAQREPVMDDEKLNSARKRLQENYQEAKNAKKQRTIQVMDIHDIPKPKNGFIAKNKGSFAGRHNR; the protein is encoded by the exons ATGAATCCGGAGGAATTTCGGGCGATTTTGTCGAGATCGGGGACCGAAATCTGGGCGTTGATTAAGGCGGCGATTTGCGTTGCTGGCTCGGATTACGGCGATGAGTTGCGCCGCCGCCGCGATGAACTCGTTGAGTTGCTTTACGCGCCGGAGGCGCAGATATGCCGGAACTGCAGCGGCGATATCCGCCGCCGTGTAGTTGATCACGAGCCCTATTTTCCGGAGAATATTTGtgttaataattttaatagtaGTGATAACGtagataatagtagtattaagttCGATGTAGATGATGAAAATAAGAAATTCAGCGAAAACGTCAGGGAATCCAATGATGATTTTGCTAAGAGTCCATTGACTCCGGAGTCGAATCTTAGCGGCGGAGAAGAGGAGGATGGGGATGCGTACGGTGGCTTGTTTGATGACGAACAGACCAAAATCTTCAGTATTAAAGAGCAGCTTGAAGATCTAAACCAG aGTGAAGATGCTGTGGTGGATTTGCTGCAAAGCCTAGCAGATATGGATATCACATTTCACGCTCTCAAG GATACTGATATAGGAAGGCATGTGAATCGATTGAGGAAGCATTCATCAAATGAAGTGCGCAGATTGGTGAAGCAGCTTGTCAG AAAATGGAAGGAAACTGTTGATGAATGGGTAAGGGTGAACCAACCACAAGCAACTTCAAACCTTATAG CTGATGGGGATTCACCTCAGCAGAGCATACCCAGAAATCAACAAAATGGCCATCACCAG TTTCCACAGGTTCCAGATTTTGGGTACTCCCCGAATCCACGAA ATGAACCAAAGCCTAAACCACCACAGTCCGGAGCTCGAAGAGAAGCTCCATTAAGGCCACCTCAATCAGTTCCTAAGTCTACTTCAGCTCCTCCTAAT AGAGCACAAAGGGAACCAGTCATGGATGACGAGAAGCTAAACTCAGCAAGAAAGCGTCTTCAGGAGAACTACCAAGAAGCTAAGAATG CCAAAAAGCAGAGAACGATTCAAGTGATGGACATTCATGATATTCCTAAACCAAAGAATGGCTTCATTGCCAAGAACAAAGGCAGCTTTGCGGGGAGGCATAACCGGTGA